ATTTTATTATATAGGTCATCAATTTTAGAATCAAGATCTGAAACTTCAATACACACATTAGTGTAATGGTCCTTTAATCCACTTTTTAGCAAAGATAGCATTTGTTTAATTATAACATTAAATGCTTCAAGATGCCTAAGAATTCTGTCATCCATATTGATTTCTCCTCTTAGCATAGCTATATGAACCGAATAATCACAAATTCGTTTTATATCTTGAAGCGATTCCAGGATCATCATGATCTTCTTCAAATCACTGGCCACAGGTTGTTGTTTAGCGATAAGAAGGTTACAGTGATCCTCTATGATCGATCCGGAACGATAAATCTCCTCTTTTAGCTGATGCATATTGGTTAATCGTTCTTCCCCTCCGTAACGGATAAAGTCATAACTTTGATAATAATTTTTTACTGTATTCTCAACCATTTCAGAATAACTATCACGTAATTTCACGAGCTCGTTATTAAATTGCTCTCTCATTTTAAATCACCCAAACTTTCCACTAATATATTGTTCTGTACGTTCATCCTTGGCATCGGTAAAAATTTCATTCGTTGTTCCCATTTCAACAACTTCACCATTTAGAAAAAAAGCAGTTTTATCACTGATTCTAGCTGCTTGTTGCATTGAATGCGTCACTATAATAATAGTATATTGCTCTTTAAGCTTTCCTAATAAATCTTCAATCTTCATCGTCGATATAGGATCTAGCGCTGAGGTCGGCTCGTCAAAAAGTAACACATCCGGTTTCATGGCCAAACACCTTGCGATACACAATCGTTGCTGTTGTCCACCGGATAGTTCAAACGCAGACTTGTGGAGTTTGTCTTTCACTTCATCCCAAAGTGCTGCTTGACGTAAACTTTCTTCAACAATTTCTCTTTGTTTCTCCTTATTTCTAAGGCCATGTCTTTTGGGTCCAAAAATCACGTTTTCAAAAATAGATTTTGGCAGTGGATTTGGCTTTTGAAATACCATTCCAATTTTCATACGAAGTCCTACAACATCTAAATCAGGGGTAGTAATATCCATACCATCATAAATAATCTCACCTTCAGCCCTCGTATTTTTAATGAAATCATTCATCCTATTAAAGGTTCTAAGAATTGTCGACTTACCACACCCTGAAGGACCAATGAATGCAGTTATTTCATTGGTCTCTATTTTCATATTGACATTTTTTAACGCTTGAACATCATCATAATAAAAGTTTAGATTTTTTATGTCAATCTTAGTCATTTGTTCATCCCTTCTCTAATCAATTCTATTCTGGTACTTATTCCTAAGGATAATAGCTATGGCATTACTAACCAACAAGAAAATGAGTAATAGTAATATTCCAGCTGCCGCAATATGTTGAAACTCTTCTTGCGGTCTAGACGTCCAGTTGAATATCTGTATTGGTAACGTTGTAAAGGCATCAAATATACTTTCCGGTTTGAAAGCAACATACCCTGCAGCTCCCACCATAATTAGCGGTGCCGCCTCACCCATCGCTCTGGATATAGCTAATATTGAGCCCGTCAATATGCCCGGAATTGAAAAAGGTAGCACTACACCAGTAATGGTTTGCCATCTTGTCATACCAACAGCAAACGATGCTTCTTTCAAATTTTTCGGTACACTTCGAATAGCTTCTTGAGAAGAAACAATGATAACTGGTAGTATTAATAGTGTTAGTGTAAGTGCACCAGACAAAATGCTTCGGTCGAAAGAAAGCATTCTTACAAATACAGTTAAACCAAGCATACCATAAACAATAGAAGGAATACCTG
This sequence is a window from Vallitaleaceae bacterium 9-2. Protein-coding genes within it:
- a CDS encoding PhoU domain-containing protein; its protein translation is MREQFNNELVKLRDSYSEMVENTVKNYYQSYDFIRYGGEERLTNMHQLKEEIYRSGSIIEDHCNLLIAKQQPVASDLKKIMMILESLQDIKRICDYSVHIAMLRGEINMDDRILRHLEAFNVIIKQMLSLLKSGLKDHYTNVCIEVSDLDSKIDDLYNKMQSEPFELSDIDIQLARYEIIMTKASRFYERIGDHIVNICDKMRQYT
- the pstB gene encoding phosphate ABC transporter ATP-binding protein PstB, whose protein sequence is MTKIDIKNLNFYYDDVQALKNVNMKIETNEITAFIGPSGCGKSTILRTFNRMNDFIKNTRAEGEIIYDGMDITTPDLDVVGLRMKIGMVFQKPNPLPKSIFENVIFGPKRHGLRNKEKQREIVEESLRQAALWDEVKDKLHKSAFELSGGQQQRLCIARCLAMKPDVLLFDEPTSALDPISTMKIEDLLGKLKEQYTIIIVTHSMQQAARISDKTAFFLNGEVVEMGTTNEIFTDAKDERTEQYISGKFG
- the pstA gene encoding phosphate ABC transporter permease PstA, which produces MKSYYEKLHTYNTKPKRILNRLFYFLLLIMMMFSVFVLGVLLYTVIRDSWGWFDWQFITSMPSRKAENAGIYSALLGSIWTIGLTALFSIPIGAGTAVYLEEYSDQTSRLNKFIQLNISNLAGIPSIVYGMLGLTVFVRMLSFDRSILSGALTLTLLILPVIIVSSQEAIRSVPKNLKEASFAVGMTRWQTITGVVLPFSIPGILTGSILAISRAMGEAAPLIMVGAAGYVAFKPESIFDAFTTLPIQIFNWTSRPQEEFQHIAAAGILLLLIFLLVSNAIAIILRNKYQNRID